The Patescibacteria group bacterium genome has a segment encoding these proteins:
- a CDS encoding glycosyltransferase family 2 protein, with the protein MKPQVTVIIVTFNVKDLTRNCLNSIIKPNENLQIIVSDNGSVDGTVEMVKKEFPNVLVLDNKENLGFAKANNKARKFCQGDYILILNPDTVVEKDTIKACLEYIKKDKKIGALTCKIDLWSGGLDKDSRRSFPTPFIALTHFSFLDRIFPKSKVFARYWYGYLSEDEIHGIDVPQGAFCLIRKAVMDKVGWYDEDYFLDGEDIDLAYKIKQLGYKIIYYPKVRIIHYKGASKGKKVSGQHTKVDPQVRKRALSSGVEAMKIFYKKHYIHKYPWILNKLVFVGIDIIKTLRLLMFHLKSLYTRY; encoded by the coding sequence ATGAAACCTCAAGTTACCGTTATAATAGTAACATTTAATGTTAAAGATTTAACCCGCAACTGCCTTAATTCCATAATTAAACCCAACGAAAATTTGCAAATAATCGTATCCGATAACGGGTCCGTTGATGGGACTGTGGAAATGGTAAAGAAAGAGTTTCCTAATGTTTTAGTTTTGGACAATAAAGAAAATTTGGGGTTTGCTAAAGCAAACAATAAAGCGCGAAAATTTTGCCAAGGAGATTACATTTTAATACTAAACCCGGATACGGTTGTAGAAAAGGATACTATAAAAGCTTGTTTGGAATATATAAAAAAGGATAAAAAGATTGGAGCTTTAACTTGCAAAATAGATTTATGGAGCGGGGGACTGGACAAAGACAGTCGCCGGTCATTTCCCACGCCTTTTATAGCTTTAACCCATTTTAGTTTTTTGGACAGGATTTTTCCCAAATCAAAAGTTTTTGCAAGGTATTGGTATGGTTATTTATCAGAGGATGAAATACACGGGATTGATGTTCCGCAAGGAGCGTTTTGTCTTATCAGAAAGGCCGTTATGGACAAAGTTGGTTGGTACGATGAGGATTATTTTTTAGACGGCGAAGATATAGACCTTGCGTACAAAATTAAACAGTTGGGTTATAAAATAATTTACTATCCGAAAGTAAGAATAATACATTACAAAGGCGCGTCAAAAGGAAAAAAAGTATCCGGTCAACATACCAAAGTGGACCCGCAAGTTAGGAAAAGAGCTTTGTCAAGCGGAGTGGAGGCAATGAAAATTTTTTATAAAAAACATTATATACACAAATATCCTTGGATATTAAACAAGTTGGTTTTTGTGGGGATTGATATTATAAAAACACTGCGACTTTTAATGTTTCACCTAAAATCTCTATATACTAGATACTAA